The following is a genomic window from Planctomycetota bacterium.
GGCGGCCAGCGTCTGTCCGGGCACCAGGGCGTAGAGCCCAACCCACCGGCGGCCTTGCCGGCCAAGGCCGATCGGCAGCTCCACCGGCAGGCCAACCGCGAGCAGCCGCGTGGCCTTGTCGAACGCCCGCTTCGCCCGCGGCTTGCGAAACGGCGAAATCCATCGCCGGCTACCAGCCGGCGGCGACGGCGACTTCACAACCACTTCCGAACGATCGACCTCGTGGAGGGTCACCCGCCCACTCGGATCGTCCTTCAACACCCGCGTCGGCGAGACTGGCTCAAAACCCCGAAAATCGGGCAAAATCTTCGGACACCAGGGCTGGCGGTGCTCCTCGGGCCAGGCGGCCAAGGTCCACGTCCAGTCCTCGCCCGGCATGGCAAAAGGTACGCCAGCCGTCTGAGACTGCGACCGTTTGCCTCACGTGGCGATGGTCCAAAGAGGGCAACTGCGACAAACGGTCGTTTGGCTACTGTCGCCGGTCGTGCCTGCCGCTGCTGCCAACCCGATTCTGCTCGTGGCGACAGTGGCGGCTTGTACGGTCACGGCCGGGTGTCGCCTGGGACCCGATCCTGTCCGCCCAGAACTCAAGTTTGACCTGACGACGACCTTCGCCGGCTCAACGTTGTCCGAAGTCGACGGCGAGACCGCCGCCGTCGATCCGCGGTGGTGGCGGCGGTTTGGCGACAACGAAATCGACCGGCTTGTCGACCGCTCGATCGGTGGAAACTTCGACCTTCGCGCCGCGCTCGCCCGCGCGCGACAAGCCCGCGCCGCCCGCGAGGTCGCCCGCGGCGATCGTCTGCCAAGCGCCGGGCTCAATGCCTCCGCGACCGGTCAACGCATCGGCGACGCCGGCTTCTTCCCCGGCGTGGGCGGCGCAGGTGGAGGCGCTCCCGTCCCCGGCGGCGGTGGGGGCGGTGGGGACGACTTCATCGAGTTCTACGATCTGAGCCTCGACGTCTCCTGGCAGACCGACCTCTTCGGCCGGCTCGCACGATTGGAACAGGCCGCCGCGTTCGATGAGTCGGCCGCGCGGCTCGACGCGCTCGCCTTGGCCCACACGCTCGTCGCCCGCACGATCCAAGGCCGCGTCGCCGTCGCCACCTTGCAAACCCGCGTCCGCCTCGCCGAGGAAAACGTCGAATCGCTCAAACAAACGCTCGAAGTCGTCGACGGCCGCTACTCGGCAGGCGTGGGCGATCCGGTGGAACTGCGCCTGGCCAGGGAAAACGTCGCCAGTGCTGAAGCCACGGTTCACCCGCTGCAGGCCGAGCTTGCGGCCGAGCGGTACGCACTCGACGTCCTGACCGGCATCCCGCCGCAGCGGATCGACGGCAACGTCGCCGAACTCACCGCTTTGCCGAGCCTCCCGCCACCACCGGTCGGCCTGCCGGCTGCGCTGCTCGACCGCCGACCCGATCTGCTCGCCAGTGACTTCCGCGCCCGCGCCGCCAAGGCTCGCGTGGGTGCCTCGATCGCCGCGATGTTCCCGGACCTCACGCTGAGCGCGAGTGCCGGCTCGACGAGTGACATGCTCGACGACCTGCTGGACGACGGGAACTTCGTCTATTCCATCGTCGGCCGACTCGCGCAGCCGATCTTCCAGGGCGGCAGCCTGCGTGCCGGCGTTCGGCAGAGCAGGGCCGGCGTGGACGAAGCAGTCGCAAGCTACGCGGGGCTCGTGCTGGTGGCGATGCGCGAGGTCAGCGAAGCCCTCGTCCGCGAGCGAGGCGCACGCAACGAAGCCGAAGCCCTCACCCGCGCGCTGGCCGAAGCCGAAGCCGCCGAGTCACTCGCGCGGGAGCGGTACGGCCGAGGCGTGGGTGATCTGCTGCTCATCTTCGAAGCCGAGCGCCGGCGTCGGGCGGCCGAGGAGCGATTGGCCCTGGCTCGCCAGCTCGTCTGGAACGCACGGATCAATCTTCACCTCGCCCTCGGCGGCGACTGGGACTTGCCCGAGACCGGCGAGCCGATGCTCGATGACGCTTCCACCAACGATCCGTCCTGACTGCCATGACCCGAGTTGCCGACCAAGAACCAGCACTCACCGAGCACGAGCGCGACGACACGTCGAGCGATCCGATGGCCGACGTGATCGAGGCCGCGCCTGCGCCATCTCCGGTCGAGGTCGATGGTGACGACTCACCGGCGAAGGTGGAATACGAAGCAGGTCCGGCCGACGACGACGAGGGCTCCAAGGCGGCGGGCGTGGTGTTGCAGTTGCTCTCGGCCGTCGTCGTGCTCGCCGTGGGCACGGGCGTGACGTGGTTCCTCATCAGCCAGAAGACCGCACCGGCAAAGCTGCCGGCCGTGACGTCGGCACCCGTCGTCGACGTGCTCATCGCTGAAGTCGGCCCGGTGACGATGAGCGTCCGTGGCTTCGGACGCGTGGCTGCCGCAAGCGAGCTGGCCGTCGTGCCGCAGGTCGGCGGTCGCGTGATCTCGGTCCACCCGCAGCTTCGACCGGGTGGCGTTTTACCGGCAGAATCCGTTGTTTTCGAGATCGATCCGACCGATTACGAGCTCGCCGTCGAGCAGGCCGAGGCCGACCTAGAACGTGCCAACGCGGCGGTCACGAGGCTCGATGCCCGCCGTCGCTCGGCCGTGGCGGAGGTGGCGCGGCGTGAGACGTCGCTCGAGACGATGCAGGCCGAGGCCGAGGTGTCGCGTGCCGAGTTCGAGCGACTCAACCCCGGCCAGACCGTCCCGCCGCTGGTCGCACGCGAGCCGCAGCTCCGCGAGAACGAGTCGCTGCTCGAAGCCGCGCGTGCGGCCGTCGACGAGGTCGACGCACAGGCGATCGAGCTGCAGGCATCGGTCCGCCAGGCCGCGGCGTCACTGCGGCAGGCGAACGTCTCGCTCGACCGAACAAAGGTGAAGCTGCCGGCCGAGACTGGCTCGTGGCGCGTCGCGAGCGAGAGCGTCGATACCGGCCAGACCGTCGTCGCCGGGCAGTCGGTCGCGTCGCTCTACGCGACGTCGTCGCTCGAAGTGCCGGTACCGCTGGAGGATGATCAGCTCGGCTTCATCGCCGTGCCCGGCGCGACCGCAACCGTCGACGCCGGCGGCACGACCGTCCGCGGCAAAGCCGTCCGCACGGGTGGCGAAGTCGACGACGCGACGCAGCTCGTGGAAGTAATCGTCGCACTCGACGAGCCGAGTGCCGCCTTCGTTCCCGGGCGATTCGTCGAAGTCTCCCTCGACGGCGAAGCGCTCGATGGCATCGCCCGGCTCCCGCGACGATCAATCGAACGCACCGAGGCCGGCACGTTCCGCGTGCGGCTGGCAGACGACGAAGGCCTGCTCCGGTTTCGTCAGGTCGACGTCGTCCGCCGCGTCGGCGACGCCGCCTTCGTCCGCGGCCTCTCGTCGGGCGATCGCGTGATCACGACGCCCCTCGAAGTCGCGACCGACGGCATGCCGATCTCGGTCCGCGATGGCGAGCAGGAGCCGAACGAAGGCGAAGAGCCGAGCGCCTCGCTCCGTCATCCCGAGCAGAGCGAAGCGGAGCCGAGGGACCTCGCAGCGGACGCAAGCGGCACTGGGATGCGTTCTGGCGAGGTCCTTCGACTCGCTGCGCTCGCTCAGGATGACGGAGTGCCTGTGATGAGCGGAGGTGACGCGTCATGAGCGAAGCTCAGCACGCCTTCGACGAAAAGGCCGCGACGCCCACCGCCGGGCCGTCGGGGCTCATCGCGTGGTTCGCACGGAACCACGTCGCGGCCAACCTGCTGTTCGTCTTGCTGCTGGTCATCGGCGCGCTGTCGGTGTTGCAGACGAAACTCGAGGTTTTTCCTCAGATTGACCCACGTCTGGTGACGGTCACCGTGCCGTATCCGGGGGCGAATCCCGAGGAAGTCGAGCAGGGCGTCGTGCTGCGGGTCGAGGAGGCCGTCGCCGATGTCGAGGGCATCAAGAAGCTTGGCAGTCTCGCCGTGGAAGGGCAGGCCGTCCTGACGATCGAAGCCGAGAACGGCATCGACATGGGCGACTTCGCCGACGACATCCGCTCGGCCGTTGACTCGATCCAGACCTTCCCGGCCGACGCAGAAGAGCCGGTCGTCAGCGAGCGGTCCGACCGTTTCCAGGTCCTGACCGTCGCACTCTTCGGCGACGTCGACCGGCGTGCCTTGCGTGAGGCGGCCGAGCGATTCAAGGACGACCTGCAGCAGTCGGGCGGCGCGAGCCAGATCGATGTCGATGGCATCCCGCCGTACGAGATCAGCATCGAGGTCCGGCCCGAAGACCTGCGCCGCTATCAGATCACCTTCGAGGACGTCGCCAACGCACTGCGCGATTCGAGCCTCGACCTGCCGGCCGGCACCGTCGAAGGCGAAGCCGGCGAGGTGCTGGTCCGCAGCGTCAGCCAGCGATATCGCGGGCAGGACTTCGAAGGCATCGTCGTCAAGACGCTCGGCGACGGAACACGCATCACCGTCAGCGACGTCGCCTCCGTCATCGACGGCTTCGAAGACAACGACTACGGCATCAGCTTCAACGGCCAGCCGGCGATCCTGCTCAACGTCTACCGCACGGGCGACGAGGGCGCGCTGAACGTCGCGTCGACCGTCATGAGCTACGTCGCCGAGGCGAAGGACCGTCTGCCGCCGGGCATCGAAGTCTCGACGTACAACGACAGCTCGATCTTGCTGAAGGACCGCATCGATCTGATGCTGCGCAACGCGCTCATCGGACTCGCGCTAGTCATCACGCTGCTGGGTCTGTTCCTCGACCTGCGGCTGGCGTTCTGGACGGCGCTGGGTCTGACGATGAGCGTGGTCGCCAGCTTCGTCGTGCTCCCGCCGGCGGACGTGAGCATCAACATGATCTCGCTGTTCGCGTTCATCCTGGTGCTGGGCATCCTGGTGGACGACGCGATCGTGGTGGGCGAGAACATCCAAAGTCACCGCGAAATGGGCAAGTCCGCCGCCCGCGCCGCCGTCGACGGGGCGAAGGAAGTGGCGCTGCCCGTCTCGATGACAATCGCGACGACGGTGGTCGCGTTCGCGCCACTGCTCTTTGCCGACGGCGCGATCGGTCAGATTCTGGCCGTCATTCCGATCGTGGTAATCGCGGTGCTGGTGATCTCGCTGGTGGAAGCGTTGCTCATCCTGCCGGCCCACCTGTCGGGCAAGGCAATCTGGGAGCCCAAGCTCTACACGAAGACGCGCAAGGCGCTGGCCGTCGGTCTCGACGGATTCACGAACGGACCGTACCGACGGCTGCTGTCGGCGGCGTGTCGGGCGCGGTACGTCACACTCGCCAGCGCTGCGGCCGTGCTGATGGTGACGGTCGGCCTGCTTCGCGGTGGCGTGCTGCCGTGGGCCTTCTTCCCGGAGGTCGAAAGCGACATCGTCACCGTCAACATCGAGATGCCGCCCGGCAGCACGGCATCGGACACGCAGCGCGTCATCGACGACCTCGAAGCCGCCGCTCAGGAATTGCGACGTCGCACGGCCGAACTGGAAGACGGCGGGCCGCTGATTCGCCAGATCCAGTCGGCCGTCGGCGGCACGCCCATCGCCGACATCTCCGGCGGCCCCGGCGCGACGGCCGTCGTCGCGTCGCGCGATCCACGTCTGGGCGAGATCGTCGTCGAGCTCTTCCCGGGCAACACCCGCAAGACCTCCGCTGCCGAGGTGCAGGCGATGTGGGAAGAGATCGTCGGCCCCATCGTCGGACCACGCACGGTCGAGTTCCGCAGCGACCTGATCCGTGCCGGCGATCCGGTCGACGTCGAACTCCGCAGCCGCGATCGCGACGCGCTCAAGCAGGCGGCCGAGTTCTTGAAGGGCGAGCTGGCGCAGAT
Proteins encoded in this region:
- a CDS encoding efflux RND transporter permease subunit — its product is MSEAQHAFDEKAATPTAGPSGLIAWFARNHVAANLLFVLLLVIGALSVLQTKLEVFPQIDPRLVTVTVPYPGANPEEVEQGVVLRVEEAVADVEGIKKLGSLAVEGQAVLTIEAENGIDMGDFADDIRSAVDSIQTFPADAEEPVVSERSDRFQVLTVALFGDVDRRALREAAERFKDDLQQSGGASQIDVDGIPPYEISIEVRPEDLRRYQITFEDVANALRDSSLDLPAGTVEGEAGEVLVRSVSQRYRGQDFEGIVVKTLGDGTRITVSDVASVIDGFEDNDYGISFNGQPAILLNVYRTGDEGALNVASTVMSYVAEAKDRLPPGIEVSTYNDSSILLKDRIDLMLRNALIGLALVITLLGLFLDLRLAFWTALGLTMSVVASFVVLPPADVSINMISLFAFILVLGILVDDAIVVGENIQSHREMGKSAARAAVDGAKEVALPVSMTIATTVVAFAPLLFADGAIGQILAVIPIVVIAVLVISLVEALLILPAHLSGKAIWEPKLYTKTRKALAVGLDGFTNGPYRRLLSAACRARYVTLASAAAVLMVTVGLLRGGVLPWAFFPEVESDIVTVNIEMPPGSTASDTQRVIDDLEAAAQELRRRTAELEDGGPLIRQIQSAVGGTPIADISGGPGATAVVASRDPRLGEIVVELFPGNTRKTSAAEVQAMWEEIVGPIVGPRTVEFRSDLIRAGDPVDVELRSRDRDALKQAAEFLKGELAQIEGVREIADNAEDGRPELRVTGLTPLGEALGLRASDVFGQVRGAFFGEEAQRVQRGRDEVRVYVRYPKDARESVADVEDLFVRLPNGTESPLSRVAELETGTGFSAIRRTDRRRVVSVTADVDVTKVSSSDVVTLLKQDSQEELSRWERFLAMFSREDNGEPEGILGDMTERFPSVTWSLEGEQQEQAESLVSLQLATLVALVGIYAMLAVLFRSYVQPIVVMSAIPFGFVGAALGHLIMHWLVRDTPLTFLSLFGVVALAGVVVNDSLIMIDLINRNRMRDGDSNTGIFAGVIEAGLRRFRPIFLTTVTTFFGLVPIILETSLQAQFIIPMAISLGFGIVFATAITLLLVPSFYLIVEDFRRLLLPILGRRVRYQGPAFETGGH
- a CDS encoding efflux transporter outer membrane subunit, with product MPAAAANPILLVATVAACTVTAGCRLGPDPVRPELKFDLTTTFAGSTLSEVDGETAAVDPRWWRRFGDNEIDRLVDRSIGGNFDLRAALARARQARAAREVARGDRLPSAGLNASATGQRIGDAGFFPGVGGAGGGAPVPGGGGGGGDDFIEFYDLSLDVSWQTDLFGRLARLEQAAAFDESAARLDALALAHTLVARTIQGRVAVATLQTRVRLAEENVESLKQTLEVVDGRYSAGVGDPVELRLARENVASAEATVHPLQAELAAERYALDVLTGIPPQRIDGNVAELTALPSLPPPPVGLPAALLDRRPDLLASDFRARAAKARVGASIAAMFPDLTLSASAGSTSDMLDDLLDDGNFVYSIVGRLAQPIFQGGSLRAGVRQSRAGVDEAVASYAGLVLVAMREVSEALVRERGARNEAEALTRALAEAEAAESLARERYGRGVGDLLLIFEAERRRRAAEERLALARQLVWNARINLHLALGGDWDLPETGEPMLDDASTNDPS
- a CDS encoding HlyD family efflux transporter periplasmic adaptor subunit; this translates as MTRVADQEPALTEHERDDTSSDPMADVIEAAPAPSPVEVDGDDSPAKVEYEAGPADDDEGSKAAGVVLQLLSAVVVLAVGTGVTWFLISQKTAPAKLPAVTSAPVVDVLIAEVGPVTMSVRGFGRVAAASELAVVPQVGGRVISVHPQLRPGGVLPAESVVFEIDPTDYELAVEQAEADLERANAAVTRLDARRRSAVAEVARRETSLETMQAEAEVSRAEFERLNPGQTVPPLVAREPQLRENESLLEAARAAVDEVDAQAIELQASVRQAAASLRQANVSLDRTKVKLPAETGSWRVASESVDTGQTVVAGQSVASLYATSSLEVPVPLEDDQLGFIAVPGATATVDAGGTTVRGKAVRTGGEVDDATQLVEVIVALDEPSAAFVPGRFVEVSLDGEALDGIARLPRRSIERTEAGTFRVRLADDEGLLRFRQVDVVRRVGDAAFVRGLSSGDRVITTPLEVATDGMPISVRDGEQEPNEGEEPSASLRHPEQSEAEPRDLAADASGTGMRSGEVLRLAALAQDDGVPVMSGGDAS